The genomic window ATATTTCCCATTAATTTTGATATTTATTTGACGAACCTTCGCGTAATATTAAGGTTCATTCGTAATATCTCATAATTCATACTTTATAGAATCCCCATATATCTTGTGGGTATTTTTGATAATAATCTTCGGGGGATAGATTGTTTTTTGGATCAAAAGGAAGATCTAGTACTTGAAACAGCGTTTCTCTCTCTATATCAGTTAAAATGCCTGTCTTGATTTTATCTTCTTCTATTCTGCGAAGCAAGAGGGGATCTTTTATAAAAGTTTGACGGTAGAAACGTATATAATATTCGTAAATATCGGTATCATCTTGAAAAGTTTGATAACAAGTAGTCCCTTTCATACTCGTAGCATCAAATCGGGTTTGTTCATTTATCATAATATTGATGAGATATGTGGTGTCGAGATTTGCGTGTTCAAAAGTTGTGCCTATACATTTGGCATTCAGGAAAACTGCGCCTTGGCATTGGGCGTGCCAAAAACTTGCTCCTTCGCATAGAGATGCGGTAAAATTAGCTCCCTCGCAATCGGCTCTATCAAAATTTGCAGTCCTGCAATTCGTTTGATAAAAATTTGCCTTACTGCAATGGTTTTTTTTAAAATCGGCATTACTACAATTGGCTCTTTTAAAATCGGCTTTCTTGCATTTGGCGTGCTTAAAGTCGGTTTTTTTGCAAAAGGTTTCTGTAA from Chitinophagaceae bacterium includes these protein-coding regions:
- a CDS encoding pentapeptide repeat-containing protein — encoded protein: MNKSTIDEMKLEWKKEKFDKEKKYKKTSRWRKNQLITQCFLLLERFGTLFYVDRASKGQTQRGINKKFQYAMQLISNENMESRMRGINTLNNIAQDNKDSQSPFAYYSESIFKILCSYIRGKTQETEYQKNYKDKPSPEIQSIIDVLFKDKKHREVYKNYTADLQSTYLVGANFELASLNSANFSKANCQGANFYLAKCEHTNFTETFCKKTDFKHAKCKKADFKRANCSNADFKKNHCSKANFYQTNCRTANFDRADCEGANFTASLCEGASFWHAQCQGAVFLNAKCIGTTFEHANLDTTYLINIMINEQTRFDATSMKGTTCYQTFQDDTDIYEYYIRFYRQTFIKDPLLLRRIEEDKIKTGILTDIERETLFQVLDLPFDPKNNLSPEDYYQKYPQDIWGFYKV